The window AAAATCAGTGGTTCCTACAGGTGCTGCAAGGTTTTTAGAGCCATTAATAATTTTCGTAAGAGATGAAGTTGCTATTCCAAACATCGGGCATAAGTATAAGAGATTTATGGGTTATTTATTAACAGTATTCTTCTTTATTCTTTTCCTTAACGTTTTAGGATTAATGCCTTTCGGAATCAATGTTACAGGTAATATTACAATGACATTCTTCCTTGCTATCCTTACTTATTTGATTACAACATTCTCAGCTAACAAAGATTACTGGAAACACATCTTCTGGATGCCAGGAGTACCAGTTCCAATGAAGTTGATTATGCTTCCTATCGAATTATTAGGAACAATCACAAAACCATTTGCTTTGATGATCCGACTTTTTGCAAACATGACTGCAGGACACATCGTAGTAATGAGTTTGATCGGATTGATCTACGTATTCAAGAATTTTATCGCAGGTGTTGCATTCCCGTTCCTTACATTGGTAATTTATTTACTAGAGGTATTGGTAGCATTCCTACAGGCTTATATCTTTACAATGTTATCAGCTCTGTTTATCGGAATGGCAGTAGAAGAGCACGAGCACGAGCATCATGCTGCTCACTAATTGAAATTATAAATTAAAGTAAAACAAATTTTTTAAAATTATATATTATGGAAATCCCTAAAATTGTAGGTGCTGGTATCGTAGTACTAGGTGTAGGTATCGGTCTTGGTAAAATCGGAGCTGCTGCTCTTGAAGCTATCGCTAGACAACCTGAGCAATCTGGAAAAATCCAAACAGCTATGCTTATCGCAGCTGCACTTGTAGAAGGTGTTGCGTTTGCTGCTCTATTCGCAGTAAACTAATTAAAATCAGACCATTATCTGTGACGGTTGGTTACAGGTAATGGTTCTTTAAAAAAAAGTAATAATTATTTATACATTTATATAATGGAATTAATTCATCAGTTTTCGTCAGGATTATTTATTATCCAGTCTGTTATTTTTCTAGCATTATTATTTTTGTTAGGTAAATTCGCTTGGAAACCTATTTTAAAGTCTATCAATGACAGAGAAACATCTATTGTTGACGCTCTTAATCAGGCTAAATTAGCTAGAAAAGAAATGGAAACTTTAAAAGAGGATAACGAAAGAATCATTCGTGAAGCTAAAATCGAAAGAGATGCTATCCTTAAAGAAGCTAGAGAAATTAAAGACAGAATCGTAGGGGAAGCTAAAGATGTTGCTAAAACTGAAGGAGACAGAATGATCGAAGCTGCTAAACAGACTATCAATGCTGAGAAAAATGCTGCTATGGCAGACATCAAAACTCAAATTGGTACTTTATCTGTAAACATTGCTGAGTCTATCCTGAAACAAAAATTAGACAACAGCGAAGCTCAAAACGAATTAGTTCAAAATTATTTAAACAAATCAAACCTTAACTAAGAATGCTTACATCTAAAGTAGCTAAAAGATACGCACAAGGTTTACTTGATTTCACAAATGAGTCAGGTCAAACGGCTACTGTATTTTCTGAAATGAAAGATGTAGTAAAGATCATGAAAGAGTCTGTAGACTTAAATAAATTTTTCATGACTCCTTATATCGATTCTAAAAAGAAAATAGAAGTAGCAAACGAGATTTTCAAAGGTTTATCTGTTTCTTCTCAGAATTTAATCAAATTGGTGATTAAACATGGACGTGAAAACCAATTGAAAAATATCGCTCAGGAATTTATCAACAAGGTAGAAGACCTTAGCGGTGTACAGAGAGTAACACTTACTACGGCAACTCCGCTTTCAAAAGAGAACCTTGATCAGATTTTAAGATCTACAAGTCTTGTAAACGCTGATTCAAACTTTGATCTGAAAGTAAATGTAAAACCTGAAATTCTTGGAGGATATGTTCTAAGAGTAGGTGACCAGCAGGTAGATGCGTCTGTGAAGACAAAATTGAACCAAGTTAAAAAAGATTTCCAATTAAATTAAGAAAAACAACCATACAATGGCAGAAATAAATCCGGCAGAAGTATCTGCGATCTTAAAACAGCAATTGGCCAACTTCGATACTCAATCAAACGTTGAGGAAGTAGGTACAGTTTTAACCATCGGTGATGGTATTGCTCGTGTATACGGGTTAGAAAACGTACAATACGGAGAGTTGGTGAAATTTTCTAGTGATGTAGAAGGTATTGTACTTAACCTTGAAGAAGACAACGTAGGTGTTGCTCTACTTGGTGAAAGTAAATTAGTAAAAGAAGGTGATACAGTAAGAAGAACAAACAGAATCTCTTCTATCAAAGTAGGAGAAGGTATGTTAGGAAGAGTAGTAGATACTCTTGGTAACCCTATCGATGGTAAAGGTCCTATTACTGGGGATTTATACGAAATGCCATTGGAAAGAAAAGCTCCTGGAGTTATCTTCAGACAGCCGGTAACTGAGCCTTTACAGTCAGGTATCGTTGCAATTGACTCTATGATTCCTGTAGGAAGAGGACAGAGAGAGCTTATCATTGGTGACAGACAGACAGGTAAAACTACTGTTGCGATCGATACGATCATCAACCAAAAAGAATTCTTTGATGCTGGGCAGCCAGTATATTGTATATATGTTGCAATCGGTCAGAAAGCTTCTACTGTAGCACAAATCGTTAAAACTCTTTCTGATAAAGGAGCTTTAGCTTATACTGTAATCGTTGCAGCGAATGCATCAGATCCAGTTCCAATGCAGGTATATTCTGCGATGGCAGGTGCTGCTATCGGTGAATTCTTCAGAGATACAGGTAGACCAGCATTGATCGTTTATGATGATTTATCTAAACAAGCTGTTGCTTACCGTGAGCTTTCTCTACTATTAAGAAGACCACCGGGCCGTGAAGCTTACCCTGGAGACGTTTTCTATCTTCACTCAAGACTATTGGAAAGAGCTGCAAAAGTAATTGCTGATGACAATATTGCTAAGCAAATGAACGATTTGCCAGAATCTCTTAGACCAATTGTAAAAGGTGGTGGTTCATTAACAGCACTTCCAATTATTGAAACTCAGGCTGGTGACGTTTCTGCGTATATCCCTACTAACGTAATCTCTATTACAGACGGACAGATCTTCTTGGAGTCTGATCTATTCAACTCAGGGGTTCGTCCTGCGATCAACGTAGGTATCTCTGTATCAAGAGTAGGAGGTAACGCTCAGATCAAATCAATGAAAAAAGTATCTGGTACTTTGAAATTAGACCAGGCTCAATATAAAGAACTAGAAGCGTTTGCTAAATTCGGTTCTGACCTTGATGCTTCTACTTTAGCAGTTATCTCTAAAGGAGAAAGAAACGTAGAGCTTCTTAAGCAGCCAGTAAACTCTCCACTTCCGGTAGACAGCCAGGTTGCAATGATCTACGCTGGAACTGAGAACTTGCTAAGAAATGTTCCTATCAGAAAAGTAAAAGAATTCCAGGTTGAGTATATCGCATTCCTGAGATCTAAGCACCCTGATACAATGGCAGCTATTAAAGCAGGTAAAATCGATAACGATATTACAGCAGTTCTTAAGCAGGCAGCTAACGATTTAGCTTCTAAATATAATTAAAAATTAGTTGATGATTGTTGGTTGATAGTTGACAGAAATATCTAAAACTAGCAACCAACAGCCGACAACCAACAACTAAACCCAATATGGCAAACTTAAAAGAAATACGAGGCAGAATTACGTCAATTTCATCTACGATGCAGATTACACGTGCTATGAAAATGGTTTCCGCTGCGAAACTTAAAAAAGCACAGGATGCAATCGTAATGTTAAGACCTTATTCTGAAAAATTACAGGAGCTTATCCAGAATGTAAATTCTAGCTCAGATCCTGATCAGATTTCTGTATATGCTCAGAAAAGAGAGGTTAAAAGAATACTATTTATCGCTGTTACTTCAAACAGAGGTCTTGCAGGAGCTTTTAACTCTTCTATCGTAAAAGAGCTTAACCTTCAGTTCCAGAACAACTCTCAATATGAGATTGAAGTTCTACCGGTAGGTAAAAAAGTATATGATGCTGTAAGAAGAAACCGTGCGGTATATGCTAATGGAAGTTCTGTTTATGATAACCTGAACTTTGACGCAGTTGCTCATATCACTGAAGGGGTGATGACAAGCTTCAGAGAAGGGAAATTTGACGAAGTATATGTTATTTATAACAAATTCGTGAATGCAGCAACTCAGGAAGTAACTACAGAAAAACTTCTTCCGATTTCAATGCCTGAGAACACTGAACCGCAGGTTGAAACAGATTATATTTTTGAACCTAACAGAGCTGAGATCCTGGATAATTTGATTCCAAAATCTATCAAAACTCAGGTTTTCAAATCAATCTTGGATTCAGTAGCATCTGAGCATGGAGCGAGAATGACTGCAATGCACAAAGCTACAGATAATGCAGAAGCGTTGAGAAATGATCTGAAGATCTTCTACAACAAAGCAAGACAGGCTGCAATTACCAACGAAATTTTGGAAATTGTTTCCGGAGCAGAAGCTTTGAAAAATTCATAAAGAATTATTTTAAAATACAATTAAAAGCACCGATAACTTCGGTGCTTTTTTACTTATATAAGACTAAAGCTGTTATTTGCTGTTCAAAAATCTTCTTTTAATGAGGAAATGAAGGTGTTACTTCAATTATTTTTTTTATTGAAAAACAACGGTATTTTATCGCTTCATATTTTCTTTCAAAAAATCCTCAATCAAAATAATCTATGCCGGATTCAGGTTATTTTTATTTTACATATCTTTGTACCTAATAAAATTTATACAACCTCTAAATGGACTCGGACATAGTCAGGCTATTGCTGGCCTTATTTCTTGTTTTACTAAATGGCTTCTTCGTAGCCGCAGAATTTTCAATTGTTAAAGTTCGTTACTCACAAATTCAGTTAAAAGCCGCAGAAGGAAATTCTATGGCAAAACAGGCAGAACATATCATCAAGCACCTTGATGAATATCTTTCCGCTACACAATTAGGAATTACATTGGCTTCCCTTGCCCTTGGTTGGGTAGGAGAAAGTGCCCTGCATCATGTGGTGGAAAATATCTTTCACTCATTGAATATAGATTTGACCCAGACAACAATTACTACAATTTCGGTAGTGACAAGTTTTGTGTTGATTACCATTATGCACATTGTATTTGGTGAGCTTATTCCAAAATCAATTGCGATCAGAAAATCCGAAGCAACTACAATGGCAACTGCCGTTCCGCTGAGAGTTTTTTACACAATTTTTAAACCGTTTATCTGGTTGATGAACTCAATGTCAAATGGTTTCCTTAGATTAGTTAAAATTCACCCGGCTTCCGAACAGGAAATTCACTCTACGGAAGAACTTCAGCTTTTGGTAAAACAAAGTGCTGACAGCGGAGAGATTGAGGAAGAAAACTATGAGATTATCAAAAATGCATTTGATTTTACTGATCATTCTGCTAAACAGATCATGGTTCCAAGACAAAATATTACTTCCATCGATTTTGAAGAAGATGTGAATGATATCATCAATAAGATTATGGACAGCGGGTATTCCCGTATTCCTGTATATATTGATTCAATTGACAATGTTATCGGGATTTTCTATACAAAAGAGATCATCAGAGAATTTGTTAAAAGAAAAGGAAATCTGGATCATGAAGATCTTAAAGATTTAATGAGAGATGCCTTTTTCGTTGTAGAAAGTAAAAAAGTCTCAGACTTACTGAAAACGTTCCAGCTTAAAAAACAACATATCGCTATCGTTATCGACGAGTTTGGTGGAACTGAAGGAATTATTACATTAGAAGATATTCTGGAAGAACTGGTAGGGGAAATTCAGGATGAAGAAGACGACGAAGAAAAAATCGTTGATAAAATATCAGATAATACCTATTGGGTACAGGCTACGCAGCCTTTGGACGAAATCAATGAATTTCTGCCTAAAAGACTGCCGCTTTCAGAAGAAAGTGAGTACAATTCATTAGCCGGATTCATTCTTTATGAGTTGGAAGACATCCCTGAAGAAAACCAGGAATTTGATCTCGAGAACTACCACTTTAAAATTCTGAAAATGAATAATAAAAGTGTAGAACTTGTGGAGCTGGTCTATGAGGAACCTAATGCTATAGATCATTTAGCAGATAAAATTGGAGAAGTTTAAAACAGTTAGAATGAATTTTTATAACAGTATAAAAGATTACGAAAACCCAAAGCGGCAGTATGAGGAAGAAGTCCTCGTTCTGGATGATACGGATGAAGTCTATAAACTGGTACTGCATAACGACGATGTTCACACATTTGATTATGTAATAGACTGTCTGATCGAAATATGCAAGCATACGTTAGAGCAGGCTGAGCAATGTACAATGCTTGTTCACTACAAAGGCAAATGTACAGTAAAAACAGGCTCAATAGATATTTTGAAACCTATGCATGAAAAATTAATTTCGCGCGAATTAACAAGCGAAATCGTATAAAATAAAAAACCGGCAATTAATTTGTCGGTTTTTTTGTTGAATCCAAAGGGGAATGTTGAGAAATTGCAATAAATAGCAAAGACCGGTAAGATTTCCAGAAAATCTTTTTATCTTTAAATACTTTAATCTTTTAATTTCTCAATATTCGTACATTGTCATATTTTATCTAAAATAGTATATTTGTACCAACTATAAAGAAACAAAAAAATAATGCTTGTAATAGGAATTGCCGGTGGTACAGGATCTGGCAAAACTACAGTTGTTGACAAGATACTTCAGCAGCTTGATATTGAGGGAATGAATATCCTCTCTCAGGATAATTATTATCACGACAACCAAGGTCTTACATTGACGGAAAGAGAAGCTCTGAATTATGACCATCCCAAGTCGATAGATTTTGAACTATTAATAAAACATGTGAAAGCTTTAAAGAATAATGAGCCTATTGAACAGCCTATTTACAGCTTTGT of the Chryseobacterium viscerum genome contains:
- a CDS encoding F0F1 ATP synthase subunit B; this translates as MELIHQFSSGLFIIQSVIFLALLFLLGKFAWKPILKSINDRETSIVDALNQAKLARKEMETLKEDNERIIREAKIERDAILKEAREIKDRIVGEAKDVAKTEGDRMIEAAKQTINAEKNAAMADIKTQIGTLSVNIAESILKQKLDNSEAQNELVQNYLNKSNLN
- the atpG gene encoding ATP synthase F1 subunit gamma; amino-acid sequence: MANLKEIRGRITSISSTMQITRAMKMVSAAKLKKAQDAIVMLRPYSEKLQELIQNVNSSSDPDQISVYAQKREVKRILFIAVTSNRGLAGAFNSSIVKELNLQFQNNSQYEIEVLPVGKKVYDAVRRNRAVYANGSSVYDNLNFDAVAHITEGVMTSFREGKFDEVYVIYNKFVNAATQEVTTEKLLPISMPENTEPQVETDYIFEPNRAEILDNLIPKSIKTQVFKSILDSVASEHGARMTAMHKATDNAEALRNDLKIFYNKARQAAITNEILEIVSGAEALKNS
- the atpB gene encoding F0F1 ATP synthase subunit A; protein product: MFKKFAVLFYSIFVLNLVSAQHGEATAGAAPAQELSEKDKVSKENKEFIDHHLLDAHDFTLMVDKDGHHIGFPLPVIVYDNGFHSFMSNKEGFMHGEPTEVDGSFYVLHHEKIYKTDAAGTITLDDHGHPTNEKPLDLSITKSVLIILLVSIFMLVLFGGMAKSYKKSVVPTGAARFLEPLIIFVRDEVAIPNIGHKYKRFMGYLLTVFFFILFLNVLGLMPFGINVTGNITMTFFLAILTYLITTFSANKDYWKHIFWMPGVPVPMKLIMLPIELLGTITKPFALMIRLFANMTAGHIVVMSLIGLIYVFKNFIAGVAFPFLTLVIYLLEVLVAFLQAYIFTMLSALFIGMAVEEHEHEHHAAH
- a CDS encoding hemolysin family protein; the encoded protein is MDSDIVRLLLALFLVLLNGFFVAAEFSIVKVRYSQIQLKAAEGNSMAKQAEHIIKHLDEYLSATQLGITLASLALGWVGESALHHVVENIFHSLNIDLTQTTITTISVVTSFVLITIMHIVFGELIPKSIAIRKSEATTMATAVPLRVFYTIFKPFIWLMNSMSNGFLRLVKIHPASEQEIHSTEELQLLVKQSADSGEIEEENYEIIKNAFDFTDHSAKQIMVPRQNITSIDFEEDVNDIINKIMDSGYSRIPVYIDSIDNVIGIFYTKEIIREFVKRKGNLDHEDLKDLMRDAFFVVESKKVSDLLKTFQLKKQHIAIVIDEFGGTEGIITLEDILEELVGEIQDEEDDEEKIVDKISDNTYWVQATQPLDEINEFLPKRLPLSEESEYNSLAGFILYELEDIPEENQEFDLENYHFKILKMNNKSVELVELVYEEPNAIDHLADKIGEV
- the atpA gene encoding F0F1 ATP synthase subunit alpha, which codes for MAEINPAEVSAILKQQLANFDTQSNVEEVGTVLTIGDGIARVYGLENVQYGELVKFSSDVEGIVLNLEEDNVGVALLGESKLVKEGDTVRRTNRISSIKVGEGMLGRVVDTLGNPIDGKGPITGDLYEMPLERKAPGVIFRQPVTEPLQSGIVAIDSMIPVGRGQRELIIGDRQTGKTTVAIDTIINQKEFFDAGQPVYCIYVAIGQKASTVAQIVKTLSDKGALAYTVIVAANASDPVPMQVYSAMAGAAIGEFFRDTGRPALIVYDDLSKQAVAYRELSLLLRRPPGREAYPGDVFYLHSRLLERAAKVIADDNIAKQMNDLPESLRPIVKGGGSLTALPIIETQAGDVSAYIPTNVISITDGQIFLESDLFNSGVRPAINVGISVSRVGGNAQIKSMKKVSGTLKLDQAQYKELEAFAKFGSDLDASTLAVISKGERNVELLKQPVNSPLPVDSQVAMIYAGTENLLRNVPIRKVKEFQVEYIAFLRSKHPDTMAAIKAGKIDNDITAVLKQAANDLASKYN
- a CDS encoding ATP-dependent Clp protease adaptor ClpS, whose protein sequence is MNFYNSIKDYENPKRQYEEEVLVLDDTDEVYKLVLHNDDVHTFDYVIDCLIEICKHTLEQAEQCTMLVHYKGKCTVKTGSIDILKPMHEKLISRELTSEIV
- the atpE gene encoding ATP synthase F0 subunit C; the encoded protein is MEIPKIVGAGIVVLGVGIGLGKIGAAALEAIARQPEQSGKIQTAMLIAAALVEGVAFAALFAVN
- the atpH gene encoding ATP synthase F1 subunit delta yields the protein MLTSKVAKRYAQGLLDFTNESGQTATVFSEMKDVVKIMKESVDLNKFFMTPYIDSKKKIEVANEIFKGLSVSSQNLIKLVIKHGRENQLKNIAQEFINKVEDLSGVQRVTLTTATPLSKENLDQILRSTSLVNADSNFDLKVNVKPEILGGYVLRVGDQQVDASVKTKLNQVKKDFQLN